In Halichondria panicea chromosome 9, odHalPani1.1, whole genome shotgun sequence, a genomic segment contains:
- the LOC135340756 gene encoding kelch domain-containing protein 2-like, translated as MDAPVEPSPRYGQFSAVDGRHYLWRGVDPGLGSNIIAVYDPSTELWSLLPTTGPLPPGEGGGCSVCVGRCLYTFGGHDGSSYVNDMSKLDLDTLQWTKVQTSGSQPMKKAFCGLVRVNERTLCCFGGHGIEGTTQPGSTFTKTRLSDGSAGCTNEFHFFDTQNGVWSSPELRGERPPPCSHFTFTMVDQHRAVLFGGNQSGSGRVNEVYLFDFRTMEVTKVKPVQGEPWPVERSVHAACCLNYGQDHPQLLVYGGQDNDVTALGDMWTLN; from the exons ATGGATGCTCCAGTTGAACCATCACCTCGTTATGGCCAATTCTCTGCAGTTGACGGACGCCATTATCTGTGGAGGGGGGTTGATCCAGGACTGGGGTCtaacatcattgctgtgtatgatccaagcactgagctgtggagcctcttgcccaccactggacctctaccccctggagaggggggtggttgctctgtttgtgtaggtcgtTGTCTGTACACCTTTGGTGGTCATGATGGGTCTTCTTACGTCAATGACATGAGCAAGCTTgatctggacactctccagtggaccaaagttcAAACCTCTGGTAGTCAGCCTATGAAAAAGGCTTTCTGTGGACTTGTCCGTGTGAATGAGAGAACTCTGTGCTGCTTTGGAGGACACGGTATTGAGGGCACCACACAACCAGGATCAACATTCACCAAGACTAGATTGTCTGATGGAAGTGCAGGATGTACAAACGAATTCCATTTCTTTGACACACAAAATG gtgtctggtcgtcccctgagctcagaggagagagacctcctccCTGTTCCCACTTCACCTTCACCATGGTGGACCAGCACAGGGCAGTCCTCTTTGGAGGGAACCAATCTGGCAGTGGTAGAGTCAATGAAGTGTACTTGTTTGACTTCAGGACCATG gaggtcactaaggtgaagccagtacagggagagccatggccagtggagaggtcagtccatgctgcctgttgtctcaactatggccaggaccaccctcaactactggTGTACGGAGGGCAGGATAATGACGTCACGGCTCTGGGGGACATGTGGACACttaattag